One window of Triticum dicoccoides isolate Atlit2015 ecotype Zavitan chromosome 5A, WEW_v2.0, whole genome shotgun sequence genomic DNA carries:
- the LOC119304145 gene encoding B3 domain-containing protein Os03g0120900-like, which translates to MEFTAIRASTAAAGGCSSPPPAADHKAEEEAAGPVEKEHMFDKVVTPSDVGKLNRLVIPKQHAEKYFPLDASSTDKGLLLSFEDRAGKPWRFRYSYWNSSQSYVMTKGWSRFVKEKRLDAGDTVSFGRGVGEAARGRLFIDWRRRPDVVLPPGHHRGFALPSVPFSPWMAHPAGPGGAGGRMFLQATTPATVYDYDAYQHNHQRRHIGYDGYGAAPGRQVVYYQPQQHYHHQHQSLVLESVPVRMAAAPGHPEPSAVATSGSKRVRLFGVNLECAADAEEDFSGHGRTATTALQLLSPASSSSSSSGKARCSLNLDL; encoded by the coding sequence ATGGAGTTCACCGCAATCCGGGCCTCCACGGCGGCCGCTGGTGGCTGCTCTTCGCCGCCGCCTGCGGCGGATCATAaggccgaggaggaggcggcggggccggtGGAGAAGGAGCACATGTTCGACAAGGTCGTGACCCCGAGCGACGTGGGCAAGCTGAACCGGCTGGTGATCCCGAAGCAGCACGCGGAGAAGTACTTCCCGCTCGACGCCTCCTCCACCGACAAGGGCCTCCTGCTCAGCTTCGAGGACCGCGCCGGCAAGCCGTGGCGCTTCCGCTACTCCTACTGGAACAGCAGCCAGAGCTACGTCATGACCAAGGGCTGGAGCCGCTTCGTCAAGGAGAAGCGCCTCGACGCCGGGGACACCGTCTCCTTCGGCCGCGGCGTCGGGGAGGCCGCCAGGGGGAGGCTCTTCATCGACTGGCGCCGCCGCCCCGACGTCGTCCTGCCGCCTGGGCACCACCGAGGCTTTGCCCTCCCCTCTGTGCCCTTCTCGCCGTGGATGGCTCACCCGGCCGGACCCGGCGGCGCTGGCGGCAGGATGTTCCTCCAGGCGACTACGCCGGCGACCGTCTACGATTACGACGCCTACCAGCACAACCACCAGCGGCGACACATCGGATACGACGGGTACGGGGCGGCGCCCGGCAGGCAGGTCGTGTACTACCAGCCGCAGCAGCACTACCACCACCAGCACCAGTCGCTGGTCCTGGAGTCGGTGCCGGTGCGCATGGCGGCAGCGCCAGGGCACCCGGAGCCGTCCGCGGTGGCGACGTCGGGGTCGAAGCGGGTGCGGCTCTTCGGGGTGAACCTCGAGTGCGCGGCGGACGCCGAGGAGGACTTCAGCGGGCACGGGAGAACGGCGACAACGGCGCTGCAGCTGCTGTCACctgcctcctcctcatcgtcgtcgtccggGAAAGCGAGGTGCTCTTTGAATCTTGACTTGTGA